In Flavobacterium sp. N1736, the following are encoded in one genomic region:
- a CDS encoding YfhO family protein, which yields MKIVNKFYPHALVILGFILVSLIYFYPVLQGKQIFQSDIAQYTGMAKEQNDFRAAEHAEPYWTNSAFGGMPTYQLGANYPNDYVGKLDDALRFLPRPADYLFLYFLGFYGLLLVLKTDPLKAFIGAIAFGFSTYLIIILGVGHNAKAHAIAYMPLVIAGFILVFQKKYIWGGLLTMFAVALEVNANHFQMTYYLLIFLLILSGYFSFLFIKDKEYKPLLISFGVLAVAGIFAIGANATNLMATSEYAKFSTRSNSELTFNPDGTKKANENALSRDYITEYSYGIAESFNLIAPRIFGGSNHENVGTDSRMYSFMMEQGVPSEQAQDFVSGMPTYWGDQPIVAAPAYIGVVVFFLGVLALFIDDRKIKYVFLGGALFSLILSWGKNFSLLTDFFIDYVPMYDKFRAVSSIQVILELCFPVLAVMGLQSFFKAKDEPKLQQKALIQTGVFGLGIIAILVIAKGFFHFTGSNDNYYLESYGPAFVDALKEDRMTLYSADLLRSGFFIVVAFGILWLFIKNKLSQNTTLIIVGLLMIFDLFFVDKKYVSAKDFVSPVQIASPFQETPSDAQILKDTTHYRVFEVNGNMSSARASYFHHSLGGYHAAKPRRIQQLFDYQIAKNNMEVLDMLNVKYIIQTDKEGKEFPTVNPNTNGNAWFVNSVKLVNRPDDVMKALDHLDTKNVAVFNVHDYEGKFKSARLKKQWDTTGTIKVVTYKPNYIKYQSDNKKDGLAVFSEIYYKNGWNAYVDGQLTDHFPVDYVLRAMEVPGGKHTIEFKFEPKVVKTGSMITLASSIGMLLLLIGGIYFERFFHKDSQRISRDTQKKS from the coding sequence TTGAAAATAGTAAATAAGTTCTATCCGCATGCCCTTGTTATATTGGGCTTTATCCTCGTTTCTTTAATTTATTTTTACCCGGTTTTACAGGGAAAACAAATATTTCAATCCGATATTGCACAATATACCGGAATGGCAAAAGAGCAAAATGATTTTAGAGCTGCAGAACATGCCGAACCTTATTGGACAAATTCAGCTTTTGGCGGAATGCCAACGTATCAGTTAGGAGCAAATTATCCAAACGATTATGTAGGTAAATTAGATGATGCTTTACGTTTTTTACCACGTCCGGCAGATTACCTGTTTCTATATTTCTTAGGCTTTTACGGATTGTTATTGGTTTTAAAAACAGATCCTTTAAAAGCATTTATCGGCGCAATAGCGTTTGGTTTTTCAACTTATTTAATTATTATTCTTGGTGTTGGTCATAATGCAAAAGCACATGCCATTGCGTATATGCCGCTTGTAATCGCAGGTTTTATACTCGTTTTTCAAAAAAAATACATTTGGGGAGGTTTACTCACCATGTTTGCAGTAGCGCTTGAAGTGAATGCAAACCACTTTCAAATGACCTATTATTTATTGATTTTCCTGCTTATCCTTTCCGGATATTTTAGTTTTCTATTTATTAAAGATAAAGAATACAAACCTCTTTTAATTTCATTTGGAGTTTTAGCCGTTGCCGGAATTTTTGCCATTGGTGCTAATGCCACTAATTTAATGGCTACAAGCGAATATGCTAAATTTAGTACACGTAGTAACAGCGAACTTACTTTTAATCCTGACGGAACTAAAAAGGCAAATGAAAATGCTTTAAGCCGCGATTATATTACAGAATACAGCTATGGAATTGCTGAAAGTTTCAATTTAATCGCTCCAAGAATTTTTGGAGGATCAAATCATGAAAATGTAGGTACAGACAGTCGTATGTACTCGTTTATGATGGAACAGGGAGTTCCGTCAGAGCAAGCGCAGGATTTTGTATCAGGAATGCCAACCTATTGGGGAGATCAGCCTATAGTTGCTGCTCCTGCGTATATTGGTGTTGTGGTTTTCTTTTTAGGAGTTTTGGCCTTATTTATTGATGACAGAAAAATAAAATACGTTTTTCTTGGCGGAGCCTTATTTTCATTAATACTTTCATGGGGAAAAAACTTCTCATTATTAACTGATTTTTTTATCGATTACGTTCCAATGTATGATAAATTCAGGGCAGTTTCTTCCATTCAGGTTATTTTAGAATTGTGTTTTCCTGTGCTTGCTGTTATGGGATTACAATCTTTTTTCAAAGCTAAAGATGAGCCAAAATTACAGCAAAAAGCATTAATTCAAACCGGAGTTTTTGGTTTAGGAATTATTGCTATTTTGGTAATTGCCAAAGGATTTTTTCACTTTACAGGAAGCAATGATAACTATTATTTAGAAAGTTACGGTCCGGCTTTTGTTGATGCTTTAAAAGAAGACAGAATGACATTATATTCTGCTGATTTATTGCGTTCAGGCTTTTTTATAGTAGTTGCTTTTGGAATATTATGGTTATTCATTAAAAATAAATTATCACAAAACACGACTTTGATTATCGTTGGTCTTTTAATGATTTTTGATTTGTTTTTTGTTGATAAAAAATATGTTTCAGCAAAAGATTTCGTAAGTCCGGTACAAATTGCGTCGCCATTTCAGGAAACGCCTTCTGATGCTCAGATTTTAAAAGATACCACGCATTACAGGGTTTTTGAAGTAAACGGAAATATGTCAAGCGCCCGTGCATCCTATTTTCATCATTCTTTAGGAGGATATCATGCTGCAAAACCGAGAAGAATACAACAGTTATTTGACTATCAAATAGCAAAAAACAACATGGAAGTTTTGGATATGTTAAATGTAAAATACATTATCCAAACAGATAAAGAAGGAAAAGAATTTCCAACAGTAAATCCAAATACTAACGGAAATGCATGGTTTGTAAATTCAGTAAAATTAGTGAACAGACCAGATGATGTGATGAAAGCGCTGGACCATTTAGATACTAAAAATGTTGCCGTTTTTAATGTTCATGATTACGAAGGTAAATTTAAAAGCGCACGATTAAAAAAACAATGGGATACAACCGGAACTATTAAGGTTGTAACGTATAAACCAAACTATATTAAATATCAATCTGATAATAAAAAAGATGGTTTAGCGGTATTCTCTGAAATCTACTATAAAAATGGATGGAACGCCTATGTTGATGGACAACTAACAGATCATTTCCCTGTGGATTATGTTTTAAGAGCAATGGAAGTTCCCGGCGGAAAACACACTATCGAGTTTAAATTTGAGCCTAAGGTAGTTAAAACCGGAAGCATGATTACATTGGCAAGTTCAATTGGAATGTTGTTGCTTTTAATTGGTGGAATTTATTTTGAAAGATTCTTTCACAAAGATTCACAAAGAATTAGCAGAGATACACAAAAGAAATCTTAA
- a CDS encoding lipopolysaccharide biosynthesis protein — protein sequence MGIVLNQSFKNTIITYIGFGIGAINTLYLYPVFLGATYYALTNYILSAANVIMPLFAIGMQNTLVKFYSQYKTEQEREQFLSFTALFPVLMCIPLGILGIFFFDDITAFVSKENPVVKEFMYLIPFIGICMAYFEIFYAWARVHMHSVFGNFIKEVGLRLFSTFALVGLYFKWITLVQFVYVTAAIYLIAFLVTMFYAFYIKKPKFQINIPQNVKDVMEYTFFIILSGSVANLLLDGDKLMLNQYMKIENIAYYSVATYIALVISVPSRAMHQIVYPITAKLMHENKHDELNLLYKKTSINLQMVGGFVMLCIFVNINQLYELVPKEYSGGISVVFMIGLSKYFDLILGNNNAIIFNTKYYRMVLYLGLLLVFLTVVLNMIFIPIFGIKGSAFATLLSITLYSLAKLLFVVKKLHLYPFTKETVYSILLTFALFLLFYFWEFPFYQLISIALKSILVTILYVYLNYKFNISSDINKVIDMLLRKVGFKI from the coding sequence ATGGGTATTGTTTTAAATCAGTCTTTCAAAAATACAATAATTACTTATATCGGTTTCGGTATTGGAGCCATCAATACACTTTATTTATACCCGGTTTTTTTAGGTGCAACTTATTATGCGTTAACAAACTACATTCTTTCTGCGGCAAATGTTATTATGCCTTTATTTGCAATTGGAATGCAAAATACGTTAGTTAAATTTTATTCACAGTATAAAACAGAACAAGAACGAGAACAGTTTTTGTCCTTTACGGCCTTGTTTCCCGTTTTGATGTGTATTCCTTTAGGTATTCTTGGAATCTTTTTCTTTGATGATATTACCGCTTTTGTTTCTAAGGAAAATCCTGTTGTAAAAGAGTTTATGTACTTAATTCCGTTTATTGGGATTTGCATGGCTTATTTTGAGATATTTTATGCGTGGGCGAGAGTACACATGCATTCTGTTTTTGGTAATTTTATAAAAGAAGTAGGTTTAAGATTATTCTCGACTTTTGCTTTGGTTGGTTTATATTTTAAATGGATAACATTAGTGCAGTTTGTTTATGTAACGGCAGCTATATATTTAATTGCGTTTTTAGTAACAATGTTTTACGCATTTTATATTAAAAAGCCAAAATTTCAAATCAATATTCCTCAGAATGTAAAAGATGTAATGGAATATACTTTTTTCATTATTCTTTCAGGAAGCGTCGCCAATTTACTTTTAGACGGTGATAAATTGATGCTGAATCAATACATGAAAATTGAGAATATTGCCTATTATTCTGTAGCAACCTATATTGCGTTGGTAATTTCAGTTCCAAGCCGTGCGATGCATCAAATTGTATATCCAATTACGGCTAAGTTGATGCATGAAAACAAACATGACGAACTTAATTTATTGTACAAAAAAACATCTATCAACCTGCAAATGGTAGGCGGTTTTGTAATGTTGTGCATTTTTGTAAACATCAATCAGTTATACGAATTAGTTCCAAAAGAATATAGCGGCGGAATTTCAGTTGTATTTATGATTGGATTATCAAAATATTTTGATCTGATTTTAGGGAATAACAACGCTATTATTTTTAACACAAAATACTACCGAATGGTGCTGTATTTAGGACTGCTTTTAGTGTTTTTGACAGTCGTATTAAATATGATTTTCATTCCTATTTTTGGAATTAAAGGTTCTGCATTTGCTACTTTATTATCGATAACTTTATACAGTTTGGCAAAATTGCTTTTTGTTGTAAAAAAACTTCATTTATATCCTTTTACCAAAGAAACAGTTTATTCAATTCTGCTGACTTTTGCTTTGTTTCTACTGTTTTATTTCTGGGAATTTCCGTTTTATCAATTAATCAGTATTGCCTTAAAATCAATTCTGGTAACGATTTTGTATGTTTATTTAAACTATAAATTTAATATTTCGTCAGATATTAATAAAGTTATTGACATGCTTTTAAGAAAAGTAGGCTTTAAAATTTAA
- a CDS encoding glycosyltransferase family 4 protein, whose amino-acid sequence MEQKKLLIITYYFPPAGGPGVQRWLKFVKYLPEFDIQPIVYVPENPTYPIIDEGLVSQISDKVIVLKNKIWEPYQLASIFSKNKTKKISSGIFPQKKKQTFLDKTFLWVRGNLFIPDARVFWVKPSVTYLEKYIKENNIDTIVTSGPPHSLHLIGLELKEKLNVKWFADFRDPWTTIGYHKALRLSSYAAKKHKKLESKVLNTADTIIVTSKTTKTEFEALTNKPISVITNGYDVENVEKQTLDTKFTLAHIGSFLSDRNPPFLWECLVELLNEIPDFKTHLEIKLIGAVSQEVLDAISQFNLNEYLNLLGYVSHHEAIAHQKKSQVLLLIEINSEDTKSIIPGKLFEYMVSNRPIIAIGPQGSDFADIIKETNTGVFFDYSEKAKLKSVILDFYNQFLEGKLQSNGVGLQQYSRKNLTRQLAQLIK is encoded by the coding sequence ATGGAACAAAAAAAACTCTTAATCATTACTTATTATTTTCCGCCTGCGGGAGGTCCCGGTGTTCAGCGTTGGTTAAAATTTGTAAAATATTTGCCTGAATTTGATATTCAGCCAATTGTTTATGTTCCTGAAAATCCAACATATCCAATTATAGATGAAGGTTTGGTTAGCCAGATTTCAGATAAAGTAATTGTTTTGAAAAATAAAATTTGGGAGCCTTATCAATTAGCTTCAATTTTTTCAAAGAATAAAACCAAGAAAATCAGTTCAGGAATATTTCCTCAAAAGAAAAAACAAACCTTTTTGGATAAAACATTTCTTTGGGTTCGCGGCAATCTTTTTATTCCCGATGCACGAGTTTTTTGGGTAAAACCTTCCGTTACTTATCTAGAAAAATACATCAAAGAAAATAATATTGATACGATTGTAACCTCAGGTCCGCCACATAGTTTACATTTAATTGGTTTAGAATTAAAAGAAAAACTAAACGTAAAATGGTTTGCAGATTTCCGTGATCCGTGGACAACAATTGGTTATCATAAAGCGCTGCGATTATCATCATACGCAGCAAAAAAACATAAAAAATTAGAAAGCAAGGTTTTAAATACTGCCGATACCATTATTGTAACCAGTAAAACTACTAAAACAGAGTTTGAAGCACTTACAAATAAACCAATTTCGGTAATTACAAATGGTTATGATGTCGAAAATGTAGAGAAACAAACTTTAGATACTAAATTTACTCTGGCACATATCGGATCGTTTTTATCCGATAGAAATCCTCCATTTTTATGGGAATGTCTGGTTGAATTACTAAATGAAATTCCTGATTTTAAAACACATTTAGAAATTAAGTTAATTGGCGCCGTAAGTCAGGAAGTTTTAGATGCTATTTCACAATTTAATCTGAACGAATATTTGAATCTTTTGGGTTATGTTTCACACCATGAAGCAATTGCGCATCAAAAAAAATCACAGGTTTTACTTTTAATCGAAATTAATTCAGAAGATACAAAAAGTATTATTCCGGGTAAATTGTTTGAATATATGGTTTCAAACCGTCCAATAATTGCAATTGGTCCGCAAGGATCTGATTTTGCAGACATTATAAAAGAAACAAATACAGGAGTATTTTTTGATTATTCTGAAAAAGCGAAATTAAAAAGTGTAATTTTGGACTTTTATAATCAGTTTTTAGAGGGAAAATTACAGTCTAATGGCGTTGGTTTACAACAATATTCAAGAAAAAACCTCACCAGACAATTAGCACAATTGATAAAGTAA
- a CDS encoding mechanosensitive ion channel family protein, which produces MKKKLLLLLAFFMILFSSAVFAQTENKPVIKPNTSEAKLKAYPVAPFKDTLFYIYNKVGSFSAENRANAITEKIRKLYHDSFFEPDSLVVVPSDISQDITYKGDFIIMSVLDVDAKVENKNAVYIAKRNLNLIKKAVIYQNENYSQLPKRLGFTLLLILILGVVLFLAGKIFNRIKFYLLKNSDRYFKGVNYNNINILSPQKQQTLLMRLFSFIKIFTLILIVYFSLPLLFSIFPATEAYTTTLLRWILTPAKLAIMGFIDFLPSFVTIIVIIFIFRYSIKIIKFFFDEIKKENIKIDGFYSDWAMPTFNIIRLLMYAFMLVIVFPYLPGSDSPIFKGVSVFVGILFSLGSSNAIANMVAGLVITYMRPFKIGDFIKIGDVSGEVIEKTALVTRIRTPKFEDITIPNATVLSSTSTNYSANTKQVSNGLLIHTTVTIGYDVPWKSIHKALIDAALKTDMTEKTPEPFVLQTSLDDFYVSYQINVYTKEPTKQPRIYSSLHQNIQDSFNAAGIEIMSPHYNALRDGNTTTIPENYLDKNYKAPTFNVNAKD; this is translated from the coding sequence ATGAAAAAGAAATTACTCTTACTTTTGGCATTCTTTATGATCTTATTTTCTTCGGCAGTTTTTGCTCAAACAGAAAATAAACCTGTAATAAAACCCAATACCTCTGAGGCAAAACTAAAAGCATATCCTGTAGCCCCTTTTAAAGACACCCTTTTTTATATTTATAATAAAGTAGGTTCGTTTTCTGCAGAGAACAGGGCAAATGCTATTACAGAAAAAATTAGAAAACTGTACCACGATTCTTTTTTCGAACCGGATTCTCTGGTAGTTGTGCCTTCAGATATTTCTCAGGATATCACATATAAGGGAGATTTTATCATTATGTCTGTTTTGGATGTTGATGCAAAAGTCGAAAATAAAAACGCTGTTTATATTGCAAAACGCAATTTAAATTTGATCAAAAAAGCGGTTATTTATCAAAATGAAAACTATTCTCAGCTTCCAAAAAGACTAGGATTTACATTATTATTGATTTTAATTTTAGGCGTTGTGCTGTTTCTGGCAGGAAAGATTTTCAACCGTATAAAATTTTATCTTTTAAAGAACAGCGACAGATATTTTAAAGGGGTCAATTATAATAATATCAATATTCTTTCTCCACAAAAGCAACAAACCTTATTGATGCGATTGTTTAGTTTTATTAAAATTTTTACCCTGATTTTAATTGTTTATTTTTCTTTGCCACTTTTATTCAGCATTTTTCCTGCTACAGAAGCCTATACAACAACATTATTACGCTGGATATTAACACCGGCAAAATTAGCCATAATGGGCTTTATTGACTTTTTGCCAAGTTTTGTAACCATTATTGTTATTATCTTCATTTTTAGATATTCCATAAAAATTATCAAATTCTTTTTTGATGAAATAAAAAAGGAAAACATAAAAATAGATGGTTTTTACAGCGATTGGGCAATGCCTACCTTTAATATTATCAGGTTATTAATGTATGCCTTTATGCTCGTTATTGTTTTTCCGTATTTACCTGGATCAGATTCTCCAATCTTTAAAGGAGTTTCGGTATTTGTAGGGATTTTATTTTCGTTAGGATCTTCAAATGCAATTGCCAATATGGTTGCCGGACTCGTAATTACCTACATGCGTCCGTTTAAGATTGGCGATTTTATTAAGATTGGCGATGTAAGCGGCGAAGTAATCGAGAAAACAGCGTTGGTTACCAGAATCAGAACACCAAAGTTTGAAGATATAACCATACCAAATGCGACAGTTTTGTCAAGTACTTCGACCAACTATTCCGCAAATACAAAACAAGTCTCAAACGGGCTTTTAATTCACACAACCGTTACAATTGGTTACGATGTACCGTGGAAATCTATTCATAAAGCATTGATTGATGCGGCCTTAAAAACAGATATGACAGAGAAAACACCTGAACCATTTGTGTTGCAAACCAGCCTTGATGATTTTTATGTTTCATATCAGATAAATGTTTACACAAAAGAACCTACAAAGCAGCCGCGCATCTATTCGTCATTGCATCAAAACATTCAGGATTCGTTTAATGCAGCAGGAATTGAGATCATGTCGCCGCATTATAATGCGTTAAGAGACGGTAATACAACAACAATTCCAGAGAACTATTTGGACAAAAACTACAAGGCTCCGACATTTAATGTTAACGCAAAAGATTAA
- the uvrA gene encoding excinuclease ABC subunit UvrA, giving the protein MQIDLSKLDPKHNIIIKGAQVHNLKNVDVAIPRNKLVVITGLSGSGKSSLAFDTLYAEGQRRYVESLSSYARQFLGRLDKPKVEYIKGIAPAIAIEQKVNTTNARSTVGTSTEIYDYVKLLFARIGRTYSPVSGQEVKKNTVTDVVSDVKSFELDSKWLLLSPIHLEEGRQLEDKLKVLLQQGFARILVDNEMVRLDEFTPTDLHKLDNKDILLIIDRIVVKDEEEFYNRLADAVQTAFFEGKGICYLQELGSDKRLSYSNNFELDGITFLEPNVHLFSFNNPYGACPVCEGYGNIIGIDADLVVPNTSLSVFESAIYPWRGDSMSWYKDELIKHAYKFDFPIHKPYFELSDAQKDLIWKGNQYFQGLNGFFKELEEKNYKIQNRVMLSRYRGKTKCYACRGKRLREEASYVKIGGKTVSDLVDLPIKHLVTFFKNLELNVYEQQIAKRLMVEINNRLSFLTEVGLDYLTLNRNSATLSGGESQRINLATSLGSSLVGSMYILDEPSIGLHPKDSERLIKVLLSLRDLGNTVIVVEHDEDIMKAADMIIDIGPEAGTFGGNLVAQGTYDEILKSESLTAKYLNGDLEISVPKKRRKFKNHIDIIGARENNLKNINVTFPLDVLTVITGVSGSGKSTLIKKILFPAMQKKLENAAEKAGQFSDITGSFSQIKHIEYVDQNPIGRSSRSNPVTYIKAYDDIRDLYAKEKLSKIRGYQAKHFSFNVDGGRCETCKGEGSINVEMVFMADVSLPCETCGGKRFKKEILEVNFDEKNINDILTMTIDDAIAFFEKNKQTKITQKLQPLQDVGLGYVQLGQSSSTLSGGEAQRIKLASFLVKGATKDKALFVFDEPTTGLHFHDIKKLMASFDALIDKGHSIIVIEHNLDLIKCADWIIDLGPEGGENGGYLLATGTPEDIVKVKESVTGIYLKDKLL; this is encoded by the coding sequence ATGCAAATTGACCTTTCGAAACTCGACCCAAAACATAATATCATCATTAAAGGAGCGCAGGTACATAATTTAAAAAATGTAGATGTTGCCATTCCCAGAAACAAACTTGTCGTAATTACAGGGCTTTCAGGCTCAGGAAAGTCAAGTTTGGCATTTGATACTTTATACGCCGAAGGACAACGCCGTTATGTAGAAAGTTTATCATCATACGCGCGCCAGTTTTTAGGCAGATTAGACAAACCAAAAGTAGAATACATAAAAGGCATTGCTCCGGCAATTGCAATTGAGCAAAAAGTAAATACTACAAATGCCCGTTCGACTGTTGGAACTTCGACTGAAATATACGACTATGTTAAACTTTTGTTTGCGAGAATTGGACGTACTTATTCGCCGGTTTCCGGTCAGGAAGTCAAAAAAAATACGGTTACAGATGTCGTTTCAGATGTAAAAAGTTTTGAATTAGACAGTAAATGGTTATTGCTTTCCCCAATTCATCTTGAAGAAGGACGCCAGCTCGAAGACAAACTTAAAGTACTTTTACAACAAGGTTTTGCCCGTATTTTAGTCGATAACGAAATGGTTCGTTTAGACGAATTTACACCAACAGATCTTCATAAATTAGACAATAAAGATATTTTATTAATCATTGACAGAATTGTTGTTAAAGACGAAGAAGAATTCTATAATCGTCTTGCAGATGCTGTACAAACTGCTTTTTTTGAAGGAAAAGGAATTTGTTATTTACAGGAATTAGGTTCAGATAAAAGATTATCTTATTCTAACAATTTTGAATTGGATGGCATTACTTTTTTAGAACCAAATGTACATTTATTCAGTTTTAATAATCCGTATGGCGCTTGTCCGGTTTGCGAAGGTTACGGAAATATTATTGGTATTGATGCTGATCTGGTTGTTCCTAATACTTCATTATCTGTTTTTGAAAGTGCCATTTATCCGTGGCGAGGCGATAGCATGAGCTGGTACAAAGACGAATTGATCAAACATGCCTACAAATTCGATTTTCCAATTCATAAACCTTATTTTGAACTTAGTGACGCCCAAAAGGATTTAATCTGGAAAGGAAATCAATATTTTCAGGGTTTGAATGGTTTCTTTAAAGAACTCGAAGAGAAAAATTATAAAATTCAAAATCGTGTAATGCTGTCGCGCTATCGCGGAAAAACAAAATGTTACGCTTGTCGCGGAAAACGTTTACGTGAAGAAGCTTCTTATGTAAAAATTGGCGGCAAAACGGTTTCTGATTTAGTCGATTTACCGATTAAACATTTGGTTACTTTTTTCAAAAACCTCGAATTGAATGTTTACGAACAGCAAATTGCGAAACGTTTGATGGTGGAAATTAACAATCGTTTATCTTTTTTGACAGAAGTTGGTTTGGATTATTTGACTTTAAACCGAAATTCTGCCACACTTTCAGGAGGAGAATCGCAGCGTATTAATCTTGCAACTTCTCTGGGAAGCAGTTTGGTGGGCTCGATGTATATTCTCGATGAACCAAGTATTGGTTTGCACCCAAAAGATTCTGAGCGATTGATAAAAGTGCTGCTTTCACTTCGTGATTTGGGCAATACGGTAATCGTGGTTGAACACGACGAGGATATTATGAAAGCTGCCGATATGATTATCGATATTGGTCCTGAAGCCGGAACTTTTGGAGGAAATCTTGTGGCTCAGGGAACGTATGACGAGATTTTAAAATCAGAATCGTTAACGGCTAAATATTTAAACGGAGATTTAGAAATTTCAGTTCCGAAGAAAAGACGAAAATTCAAAAATCATATTGATATAATTGGCGCGCGCGAAAACAACTTAAAGAATATTAATGTTACTTTTCCTTTGGATGTTTTAACGGTAATTACCGGAGTTTCAGGAAGCGGAAAAAGTACACTGATTAAGAAAATATTGTTTCCGGCAATGCAGAAAAAGCTGGAAAATGCCGCAGAAAAAGCAGGTCAGTTTAGCGATATAACAGGTTCTTTTTCGCAAATAAAACATATCGAATACGTTGATCAAAACCCAATTGGAAGAAGTTCAAGATCAAATCCTGTAACGTATATAAAAGCGTATGATGATATTCGTGATTTGTATGCCAAAGAAAAACTATCTAAAATAAGAGGGTATCAGGCAAAACATTTTTCTTTTAATGTTGATGGAGGCCGTTGTGAAACCTGTAAAGGAGAAGGCTCTATAAACGTTGAAATGGTATTTATGGCCGATGTTTCTTTACCATGCGAAACCTGCGGAGGAAAACGATTTAAAAAGGAAATTCTGGAAGTTAATTTCGACGAAAAAAACATCAATGATATTCTAACAATGACTATTGATGATGCCATTGCATTTTTCGAGAAAAATAAACAGACTAAAATCACTCAAAAACTACAGCCGCTTCAGGATGTTGGTTTAGGATATGTACAATTAGGACAATCTTCTTCTACACTATCCGGTGGTGAAGCACAGCGTATTAAATTAGCTTCGTTTTTAGTAAAAGGAGCCACAAAGGATAAAGCATTATTTGTTTTTGATGAACCAACAACAGGTTTACATTTTCATGATATTAAAAAATTAATGGCTTCGTTTGACGCCTTAATCGACAAAGGGCATTCGATAATTGTAATAGAACATAATCTTGACCTTATCAAATGTGCCGACTGGATTATTGATCTAGGTCCTGAAGGTGGTGAAAATGGAGGTTATTTACTCGCAACCGGAACTCCGGAAGATATTGTAAAAGTAAAAGAATCTGTAACGGGAATTTATTTGAAAGATAAACTTTTGTAA